A genomic window from Diceros bicornis minor isolate mBicDic1 chromosome 35, mDicBic1.mat.cur, whole genome shotgun sequence includes:
- the C35H22orf31 gene encoding uncharacterized protein C22orf31 homolog, producing MARTCAKQNISAPQPGTTSSWEVVKNPLTASSFSLVKLVLRRRQLKDKRCPVPRKFGEGKPSKRLKPKDNSAMKATQRGRIRNSISSKSKRPVGQGPGSPRCRRPAGGINESKESSKEKKVTVCQDLESRYAEHVAATQVLPRDIGTTAWKGRALLPETRKRQLSEDTLTIHGLPTEGYRALYHTVVEPMLWNPSGTPKRYSLELGKAIKQKLWEALCSKAATPEGTQKDLRPGRKRLEVHEEPVPKKWPKFKMEK from the exons ATGGCCAGAACGTGTGCAAAGCAGAACATCAGTGCCCCACAACCAGGTACCACCTCTTCCTGGGAAGTTGTAAAGAACCCGTTAACTGCCAGTTCATTCTCCCTGGTTAAGCTGGTGCTCCGGCGACGACAACTGAAGGATAAACGCTGCCCGGTACCACGCAAGTTTGGAGAAGGAAAACCCTCGAAGAGATTAAAGCCCAAGGACAATTCAGCAATGAAAGCCACCCAGCGGGGCAGGATAAGAAACTCCATTAGTTCCAAGAGCAAGCGGCCAGTGGGGCAGGGGCCAGGCTCACCTAGGTGCAGGAGGCCTGCAGGAGGCATCAATGAG AGTAAAGAAagttcaaaggagaaaaaagtaacAGTCTGCCAAGATCTTGAGAGCAGATATGCTGAACATGTGGCTGCCACCCAAGTGCTACCCCGGGACATTGGGACAACAGCCTGGAAGGGCCGAGCGTTGCTTCCTGAAACCAGAAAGAGACAGTTGTCAGAGGACACGCTAACCATCCACGGCCTCCCCACAGAGGGTTACCGGGCTCTGTACCACACCGTGGTTGAGCCGATGCTGTGGAATCCTTCAGGGACCCCCAAGAGGTACAGCTTGGAGCTGGGCAAGGCCATCAAACAAAAGCTCTGGGAAGCTCTGTGCAGCAAGGCTGCCACCCCCGAAGGCACTCAGAAGGACCTGCGACCAGGCAGGAAGCGGCTGGAGGTCCACGAGGAGCCTGTGCCCAAGAAATGGCCCAAGTTCAAGATGGAGAAATAG